Part of the Bacteriovorax stolpii genome, ATTATCTTCGCTTCAGTTACTCCTGACGTAAAACTTCCAAACTCGGCCTGTATTCTTCAAGTAAAACTGGGAATCACAAACAACTGTACTTGTCTCGACATCTCGGTTGCCTGCTCGGGATTTGTTTACGGTGTAAACATGGCCAACTCATTCATCAAAACAGGACTGGCAAAAAATGTTCTGGTTGTTGGATCGGAAATGCTTTCTCGCGAAGTAAACTGGAAAGACAGAAACTCATGCATCCTTTTCGGGGATGGATGTGGCGTAGCAATCGTTGGTCGCGCTGAAGAAGGTTCTGAATCAAAAGTTTTAGCAAGCATCCTGAACTCTGATGGGACTGGTGGAGAATTCTTCGATCAGCCAATCGGAGGAGCAGTTGCACCTATTACTGCTGAACATATTGCCGAAGGATCTCACTTCATGCAGATGAAAGGGAAAGAAATGTTTAAAGTCGCGACAAGAACTCTTGCTGAAAACGCTCGATCAGTTCTTGAAATGGCCGGCATGACAAAAGAGCAAGTCAACTGGGTTGTCCCTCACCAGGCCAATATCAGAATCATCGAAACCACTGCTAACCTTCTTGATGTGAGCATGGAAAAGATGATCGTTAACATCGATAAATACGGAAACACTTCTGCTGCAACTGTGCCTATCGCTTTCCACGAAGCGATCGCTGATGGACGCATTAAGCGCGGAGACATTGTTTTATTCGACGCCTTTGGAGCAGGATTAACTGCCGGCGCGACATTATTAAGATACTAAAACAAAGGCTAATGAATGGGGATTAAATCAGTCACACTACTTTTTCCAGGACAAGGTTCGCAATACGTTGGAATGGGAAAAAACCTGGACCAGGCACTTTTTGAGAAAGGAAATGAGATTTTAGGGTACGACCTTAAAAAACTTATGCACGAAGGGCCAGAAGAAGAACTGAAACTGACTCACAACACTCAACCAGCAATTCTAAAACACTCAGTTGCGCTTTATAACCAACTGGACACACTTCTAAAAAAATACGACGTAAAAGTAGACCGCGTTCTTGGCCACTCTGTGGGCGAGTACGCTGCTCTTGTTGTTGCAGGCGTTCTTTCTCCTTACGATGCCATTCATGCTGTTCACCTTCGCGGGAAATACATGCAGGAAGCGGTACCTGTCGGGAAAGGAAAAATGTTTGCGATTCTAAAAGTTCCCGCAAATGTTGTTGAAGAAGCTTGTAAGGCGGCTTCAAAACCAGGTTCTGAAGTTATGCCAGCAAACTTCAACGACCCTTCTCAGATTGTTATCTCGGGAGAAAGTGAAGCTTGTGCGCGCGCTGTGGCCTGGCTTGCTGAAAATTTCAAAGAAGCTCACAGAGCAATGGAGCTAAACGTATCGGCACCATTTCACTCTTCTCTTATGAAACCAGCTGCTGATCAGTTAAAAGCGGCCTTCGAAAAATTTAAATGGCACGAAAACAAGATTCCATACATCGCCAACATCGATGCAACGGAATACGCTGCTGGAACAAATCCTGAAACCATCATCAACAACCTATACCACCAGGCCTATGGTCCGGTGTTATGGACGCAATCAATTGAAAAACTTCCGTCAGACACACTTTGTATTGAAGTTGGTCCAGGAAAAGTTCTCATGGGTCTAGTTCGTAAGATTAACAAAGACATTAAAGTGATCCCTCTGGATAGAGACGAAGCACTTACTGAAATTGAGGAGCTATTAAAATGATCGCAACTTACAATGATTTAAAAGGTAAAACAGTTCTTATCACTGGTGCATCTCGTGGACTTGGAAGAAAAATGGCCGAAGCTCTTGCAACTCAAGGCGCTCATGTTGTTTTCAACTACAGAGGTGATGAAGCCGCTGCTATGAAATTAAAAGAAGAACTTCAAGCAAAAGGCGCTTCAAATGTTACAGCTCTTCTTTTTGACGTAACTAATACTGCTCAAATGAAAGAAGCCGTAGAAAAATTTGTTGAAACTAACGGCCCAATTACAGGTCTGGTAAACAACGCTGGTATTTCTAAAGATCAAATCGTTCTTCGTATGAAAGAAGAAGACGTGGTTCAAACAATCAACACCAACTTAACATCAGCTATTATGCTGACTCAGATCCTTTCAAGAAGCTTCTTAAAAGCAGAGAATGTTTCAGTGGTAAACATCAGCTCAATCGTAGGTTTAATGGGGAACGCAAGCCAGATCGCCTACTCTGCTTCAAAGGCAGGATTGATCGGATTTACAAAGTCTTATGCAAAGGAGCTTGCTTCGAGAAATGTTCGTTGTAACGCAATCTGTCCAGGATTTATTACAACAGATATGACTCACGCTCTAGACGAGAAAGTAAAGGACGCTTATTTAAACTCTATCCCATTAAAACGTATGGGAGAGGCAGATGAAGTAGCGAACTTAGTTTGTTTTTTACTAAGCAGTGCATCGTCATATATCACTGGAGAAACGATTAAAATTGACGGTGGATTATATATCTAATACAAATACTAATACTTATTTTTTTAGAAGATTAATTTCAGGAGTTATTGAATGAAAGACAAGGTTATTAAACTAATCAGCGACGCTACAAAAATTGATATCGCTAAAATCAATCTTGAAACAAGTTTCGTTGACGATCTAAACCTAGACTCACTAGATATCGTAGAACTAATGATGAAAATGGAAGACGAATTTGGTGTAGAAATTCCTGAGGAAGATGCTGAAGGACTAAAAACGGTAAAAGATATCGTTGCTTACCTAGAAAAGAAACAAGCTTAATCGCTTTCTTGATTTAAGGCCTCGAAAGAGGCCTTTGTAGTTTTTACGGGATAATTTTTCGAATTAAAATGTTTACGGAGGCCATATGACCGAAGGTAAAAAACTCAACAGAGTAGCCATCACCGGTATGGGAATGATCAATGGACTTGGTCACAATCTAAAAGACGTTTGGGCAAATGCACTTGAAGGAAAATCAGGTGTGTCTTTGATCGAACAAATGAACACAGAATTACTTACGACAAAATTTGCAGGTGAAGTAAAAAACTTCGAACTAGCAAGCGACATATTAGACGCAAAAGAAGCAGCTAAATACGACCGCTTCATTCACTTTGCTATGCACTCGACTCACGAAGCTCTAGCGGATGCTGGCCTTCTTGAAAACCGTCCATACGACATGGACAGAATGGGTTGTATCCTGGGTGTTGGTATCGGTGGATTCCCGGAAATCGAAAACACAGCGAAGACTCTTTTTGAAAAAGGGCCAAGACGTGTTTCTCCTTTCTTCATTCCAGCGATCATCCCGAACATGCCATCTGGACTTGTAACGATTCGCTACAACCTTGGTGGATTAAACTTCGCTATCGCTTCAGCTTGTGCTTCAGCTGCTCACGCACTGACATCTGCTTGTTACGAAATCATGTTTGGAAGACAAGACATGATGGTTTCAGGTGGAGCTGAATCAGTTATCTGTAATCTTTCAATTGCCGGTTTCGGTAACATGAAAGCGCTTTCAAAAAGAAACGATGACCCGGCCACAGCTTCTCGTCCATACGATGCTGACCGCGATGGATTCGTTCTTGGTGAAGGTGCTGGTATTTTAATTTTAGAAAACTACGACAAAGCGGTTGCTCGTGGAGCAAAGATTTACGCTGAAATCGTGGGCCATGGTGCAACTTCGGATGCCCACCACATTACAGCTCCACACCCAGAAGGTGACGGTGCTTACAGATCAATGAAGATGGCGATTGAAGACGCTGGCGTTGATTTAAAAGAAATTGGTTACGTAAACGCTCACGGGACATCAACTCCGCTTGGAGACATCGGTGAACTAAGAGCGATCAAGAGAACATTCGGCGATCACGCTTACAACCTGAACGTATCTTCGACTAAGTCGATGACTGGTCACTTGCTTGGAGCTGCTGGTGGGATTGAAACAATCTTCTGTGCGATGGCACTTCACACAGGAATGATTCCTCCAACGATCAACGTACAAAACCTTGATCCGGAATGTGACCTGAACATCACGGCCAACAAAGCTGTGAAGAAAGACATTAAGTACGCTCTAAACAACTCGTTTGGTTTCGGTGGAACAAACTCTTCACTACTTCTCAAAAAAGTATAATAAGCAGGTTTAATTATGTTTAATAAAAATGCGACTTCAGTAAAAACTATGGACCCGGAAATCTACGCGATCATCGAAAAAGAGCGCGTTCGCCAGGAAGATGGTCTGGAGCTGATCGCTTCTGAGAACTACACTTCACAAGCGGTTATGGAAGCTCAGGGATCAATCCTGACTAACAAATACGCTGAAGGCCTTCCAAACAAGCGCTACTACGGTGGATGCGAGTTTGTTGACCAGTCTGAAATCTTAGCGATTGAAAGAGTAAACAAGATCTTCGGATCAAAGTTTGCTAACGTTCAACCGCACTCGGGTTCTCAGGCAAACATGGGAGCTTACTTCGCAACAATCAACCCGGGCGATAAAGTCCTGGGGATGAACCTTGCTGAAGGTGGGCACTTAACTCACGGGTCCCCTGTTAACTTCTCAGGAAAACTTTTTAACTTTGTGGCCTACGGACTCAACTACGAAACAGAAAGAATTGATTTCAACATCGTTCGCGAGCAAGCTAAAAAAGAACAACCAAAACTTATCGTCGCGGGAGCTTCGGCCTACCCTCGCGAAATCGACTTCAAAACGTTTAAAGAAATCGCTGATGAAGTTGGTGCAAAACTGATGGTTGATATGGCCCACATCGCAGGATTAGTCGCAGCAGGTTTACACAACTCTCCTGTTCCTCATGCTGACGTGACAACATCAACAACTCACAAAACTCTTCGCGGACCACGCGGAGGGATTATTTTAACAAACAACGAAGAACTTTTTAAAAAGCTTAACTCAAACATCTTCCCTGGTATTCAGGGGGGACCGCTTGAGCACGTGATTGCCGCTAAAGCCGTTGCTTTCCACGAAGCTCTTCAGCCAGACTACGTTGTTTATCAAAAACAAGTGATCGCCAACGCTAAAGCGCTTGCAGCTGCTTTAACAAACAAAGGCATCGCACTTGTTTCTGGTGGAACAGACAACCACCTTGTTCTGGTAAAAACAGACTCGGTTGGGCTTTCTGGTAAAGAAGCTGAGCACGCTCTTGAGCTTGCAGGTATCACATGTAACAAAAACATGGTGCCTCAAGATAAGCGCTCTCCGTTTGTGACTTCTGGTGTGCGTTTAGGAACTCCAGCGATTACAACTCGCGGATTAACTGAATCTCACATGGAAACACTCGCTTCATGGATTAACGAAGCACTAAGAAACGCTAGCAATGAAGAAGTGTTAAAGAAAATCAGAACTCAGGTCTTAGACCTTTGTAAATCATACCCGGTATATAAGTAAGTATGCATTGTCCAAGTTGTAACGCCCAAGACACGAGAGTAATCGACTCCAGAATGCTGGTGGAAGAAAACTCTGTCCGCCGTCGCCGTAAGTGCGATGCGTGTGAGACTCGTTTTACAACGTATGAGAACATTCAGATTCAAATGCCTCTTATCGTAAAGAAAGACGGTCGTCGTGAAGCTTACAACCGTGAAAAAATCATGAAAGGGTTAAATAAGGCCTGTCAGAAGAGAAACGTCTCAACTGACCAGATCAACCAACTCTTAAACAGCGTAGAGAGATCTCTCTTAGAAATCTCAAGAACAGAAGTGCGCGCCCGCGATTTAGGTGAAATCATCATGGACCGTCTAAAGGAACTTGATCGTGTTGCCTACGTTCGTTACGCCTCTTTCTACTGGGACTTCAAAGATATCGAAGAATTCGTCTACGGTCTAAAAAACAAACTACACTCAGTTAAATCTATCAGCGATAAAGGTGACAAACGTGACATCCAACACTAATACGACAAAAAGAACTATCGGCCGCGAGTACGCCTTTAAATTTATCTACAAGCACCTGCTTAATGACTTCTCGACTGAAAAAAGCGAAATCATCAATGACAGCAAAGCGCTTAACGATGCTCTCAATCTTTTCGACGACTCTTACCACGAAGAAGATTCAGAACACCCGGATAACAAAATCGACATCCACACAAAGATGTTTGCGAAGGAACTTATCTTAGGATCTCTAAGACAAGAGCCAACAAACTCTAAACTGATCGAAAAATACTTAACGAACAATAACCTTCAAAAAGTTGACCGCATGAATCTTGCTGTTCTTCTTTTAGGTTCATACGAAATCCTAAGCGACAAAGACACGCCTGCTGGTGTTTTCATCAACGAGTACGTCAACATCGCTAAAAAATACTGCCCTAATGACTCTCACGGCTTCATTAACAGTGTTTTAGATAAGATCGCTAAGGACCACCGCTAATCATGTACAAAAGCGCAAGACCGGCCTTATCCATTCTCGATCAATTCACCCCTGAGGTGCTTGGGATTTTCTGGATAACCCGCGATGAGCTTTCACGCGACCTGATTGCTTTTGACGATTTCAATTATCTTTTTGACGGGCTGATTTCCCAGTATCTTTACGGGCAGGGAGTCGGCTCGGATAAACACGCCCATATTTTTTTCACGCAGAATTTTAGCGATAAGGTTTTCCTGGCCCACTTAAGGACAAAGGATTTAACCAAGTCACAAATTTCTGGTGATATCGATGAGCAGATTGCCCTTCTTCAAGGTGGGAATCCTGCACGCAAAACAATTCTGATTTTTGATAAGACTGAACACGAATGGTTGCCTGAACTCAAAAAGCGCTATTCGCAGTTTGAGTTCAAGGCATTAGAAGCCTAATTCATTTTTTTCTAAACGATTTGAAAATGCCAGATACTAGGCGCCGAGGCGCGGGTGAGGAGACGTACACCAGTACGTCGCACGATCGAGTAACGAAAGCAACGACGTAGATGGCGTTTTAAAATTGTTTAAGGTTGAGCGCAAATGTAGGTAACCCAAGACTCGCAGTTTTCTGCTTTCAGGGATTTCTTAAAGACACCGTTTCCAGTTCCATCTTTATCCACGCCTTCCCAGTAAATATGAGTTTTAGAGAACCCTGCGTCTTCCAGGATATCCATTAACTCGCGAGCGTCCCACATTCTCCAGTCGTATTGGAAAACTTTCTCGTGTTTTACACCATCAGCAGTTTTAAAGTGAATGTAATACATACACTCTGCCGTTAATGGGTTGTAGCTACTACAGTCCCAGTAGTATGTGTGGTTTTTGTGTTTTACCGACTCTTCAAGCTCCTGACGGCTTTCAGTTCCGCCGAACATATCGATCATGAAAATCGAGTCTTTTTTCATATGTTTTCTGACTGACGAGAAGTACGCCAGAAGATCTTTTCTCTTTTTAAATAAGTAGTACGAAAAGTTAAAAGCAACAACAACGTCAGTTTTGAAATCAAAAGTCTGAAGAACGTTGGCGTTGATATATTTCATACGTTTTTGTTCGTCTTCATCAAGCTCGCTGAAGTGGTTCACAAAACCGTAAGAGATCGGCTCCATATCAAGATCAATTCCATAAGCTTTATGCTTATCACCTTGCTCTACCCATTCGCAGGCAAGCATACCAGTTCCACAGAAGTCTTCACGAAGCGTAAGAGGTGCGCGTCCATAAAGGGCCTTGTACTCTTTGTTGATGAAGTCGATGTCAGCTTGTGGGTTTTGAACCGAAGCCAGGTACAGGCGGTACTTTTCGTCGCGTGAAAGCTTAGGCGTCTTTTTCGCTGCTACTTTCTTAGTCGTTCTCTGTTCATCTCTAGTGTTGGTTCTTTTGATCGCCATGATTTGCTGCCTTGATTCCTTAGTAGTCTTTGTAAGACTTGACCTCTACGAGGCCTGATTTATAGGTTGTGTTGATAGTGTTTTTTCTTCTAAAGCGCTCATCATTGGTGATGTAGACGGCACGGGCAAGCTCAATAAAGGCCTCTCCAAAATCCTTATCCCTTTCCAAGTCGCGGATGTCGTCCTCAATCTTCCAGAGCTTCTGGTTCACATCGATCATCTGGTTTAAGTGATAATCAATGTTGTCGAGTTTCAATGAAGCCAAAGTCTTTGAGAGAGTTTCCTCTTCCCTTTGGACGTGTTTTAGCTTTTCAGTGTCAGTGATTTTTTCCAGCTTAATTTTTAAGATAGAAATCTTATCAACCAATTCACCCAAAGAAATTTCGCAATTTATGTTCATAAACTTTACTCGATGCTCACGTACTCAATTTCGATGATTTCGTAAGACTTCGTTCCTGCGGGAACTTTGAGCAAAATTGTATCACCAACTTCTTTGCCAATCAAAGAACTTCCAAGGGGGGAGCGCCAACTAATCTGGTTTTTTTCCGTATTAATCTCATCGACACCGACGATGGAAACCGTCTTCTCTTCCCCATCCTCTTCATCTGCGATGGTAACCGTTGCACCAAACTGGACTTTCTCACTTTTGACGCTTACCGGATCAACCACCACGGCCAGCTCAATGCGCGAGCTTAAAAAGCGAACGCGCTTATCAATTTCACGCATACGTTTTTTACCGTAGATGTAGTCCGCATTCTCCGATCTATCGCCGTTTGAAGCTGCCCAAGCGACAGTTTTAGTCACTTCAGGTCGCTCGACTCTGGCGAGCTGATGAAGTTCGTCCTGAAGCCTTTTAAAGCCCTTTGGCGTAATATAGTTTTTTTCTTTATTCATGAATTTTCTTTAACAGGCCTTCGCAAGCATCGAGCACTAAATCCAACACCAGGTCAAAGTCCTTTTTGGAACCGTAATACGGATCTGGGATCTCATGAAAGCGCTTTTTTAAATCTTCATTCTGAAAGTAATCAGTCATCATGCGCAGCTTAGCCGCATGTTTTTCATCTTCAGCGATTCTTTTGGCGTTAGAGAAATTGCTTTTATCCATGCAGACGATGAGATCAAATTTTTCAAAGTCAGATTTCAACAGCGGTCTTGATTTCGAAGGAAGAAGTATGTTTCTTAGTTTCGCCTGAGCAATCATGCGATGGTCTGGGTCATCCCCTTCATGAAAACCACTCGTTCCCGCTGAATCAATCAGAAAGCCCGCTTCCAGTCCCTTTTGTTTAATTAAATGCACCATGGCCCCTTCCGCCGCTGGAGAGCGACAGATGTTGCCAAGACAGACAAATAACACCTTTTTCATGCCATAAGCTTACTCTATTCCACAAATTATGCTAAGAATTTAATAGGAAACGAGGAGTAATTTATGGCAATCCGCAAAGTCATCCGCATGGGTCATCCGACATTGAGAAAAATCGCTGAACTAGTGCCTGTAAGCGAGCTTAAAACTCCAGAGTTCAAACAACTCCTGATTGATATGTACGAAACCATGAAGCACGAAGGTGGTATTGGTATCGCTGCTCCCCAGATCGACGTTTCTAAACAAGTCACACTCATCGAACTTCCAGAAAACAACTCACGCTACGGCGATCTGGAAGGAACTCCTCTTATGGTCATTATTAATCCTGTAATCAAAGACCTGACAACTGAACACCAAGGTTTCTGGGAAGGATGTTTATCTGTTCCAGGACTGCGCGGTTTTGTCGAAAGACCTAAAAAAGTTCAAATTGACTACGTTAATGAGCACGGTGAACCAAAACAAATTATCGCTGAAGATTTCTTAGCGACTGTTTTCCAACATGAACTGGATCACCTTTTTGGAAAGCTTTACATCGATCGCATCACTGATACGACAAAGATCTCTTACAATGAAGAGTTCTCGCAGTTCGTGAACGCTCACCCAGACGATCAATTGGACGAGTAGTCTTGAAAAAGATTGCCCGCATTCACTCTCCCTATAAAGAGAAATTTTCTATTCCCCGTCAGCCGGGATTAACGTCGATTGAATCGACCATTGAGCTACTTCCACCATTTAATCGCACAGAAGCGCTGATGGGGCTCGAAGCTTTTTCTCACCTGTGGGTGATCTTTGAGTTTCATGAAGTGGCGCCAACGGATAAGAGCTCTTTAACTGTTCGTCCTCCCAGATTAGGCGGGAATACCAAACAAGGTGTCTTTGCCACGCGCTCTCCTTTTAGGCCGAACAATGTTGGGTTGTCGCTGGTTAAGATTGAGAAGATTGAAGGAACGAAGATTGTTGTTTCGGGTGGAGATTTTTTAGATCAGACGCCGGTTTATGATTTGAAGCCTTATTTAAAAGAGATTGAGTCGAAGCCTGAGGCAGTGTCTGGGTGGACGGATGAGATGGAAGTTAAGAGGCTTGAAGTGGTGTTTAAATGCGAATGTGACTTTGAATTAAAAGATAAAATCGTGGACATTCTCTCTCTTGATCCCCGCCCTCGCTTTCACGAGGACGGTTACAAAACATACGGCTCAAGGCTTTTTAATGTCGATGTTCACTGGGAAGTTTTAGACAACACAGTCTTCGTCACTAAGATTCTTACTTAAGAGTACACCCTGAATCAGTCGCTCCTTGAAGGCTTAAGCCTTTTCCGGCCATTGCCGATTCTTTCTTCTTTTCTTCAAGTTTTTTAAGCACGTCTTCTTTTGTATCACATGGAGCTTCAGCAGACTTTGCTGTCTCTAATTTTTTTGGTTGTTTTTTAGCGTCAGCTGCCTGAACACTTGGTGGAAGGATCGCGCTTTTTGCTTTTGTTTGAGCGAATGTTGATGTTGAGATTGTCATCACGAAAACGATTGCTAGTACTTTCATTAAGGCTCTCCGACGGTAAAGCGAACTCTTAAAAAACTCGCTTATCTATTTTTATCTTCAAAAGCAGTAAAAATGCTACGCATTTTTTCGCTTTACTCCTCACTATAATTAAACATCTTCAAGTTCATAATTAAACGATATAAACTTCTTGGCATTTTATCCAAGATAGAAACCACAACTTTCATTCTAAACGGGAAAATATACAGCACTTTTTTCTTCTCAATCGCACGCTTAATTAACCTTGCAGCTTTATCCGCACTCATCAAAAAAGGCATCTTATGATTGTTCTGTTTCGTTAACGGAGTATCAACAAACCCCGGAGCAATCGCCGTTACGTTAATCCCTCTAGGTTTTAAATCCAGTGCGTACGATTCACAAAGTTTTAGAACCGCTGCTTTTGAAGCACTGTAAGCGCCGGCACCAGGAAGCCCCATAAATCCTGCAACTGAAGCAGTTGCAATCAAATGCCCCTTCTTTCTTGGCATCATAATCTCAAGCGCGATATCAAACGTGTTAAGAACGCCTTTAACGTTGATATCGATAATTTCGTTGGCCACTGAGAATTGTGGCGTTTTAGATTTCGCCCCTACAGATCTCCCAGCATTGGCAAAAACCATATCCAGTTCGACTGGAGCAAAATCGTGAATCGCTTTATAAAGCTCTTCTCTATTGGTGACATCCACCTCATAACAGACGAGTTGTTTGTACTTATTGCGGATTTCTGCCGGGAACTTGCTTAGGTTGCGGGCACAGACCCCTACGCGATGACCTTCTTCAAGGTAGAGTTTCGCCAAGGCCAAACCAATTCCAGTTGTTCCACCAGTAATAAAAATATTCACAGAACTCCTAAAGCAACTAAGCTGTTATTTTTGTACTAATAGTCTAGGACTTTTCCATTGGGGGGACAATCTTTAAGCATTGCGAAACGCAATTTTTTTAAGAAATCCTCAAAGTTTTATCTTGACGAAAAACCTTCGATTCCTTATATTTTAGCTTCTTTAAGATTGCTGGGGGCGTAGTTAAGTTGGTTATAACGTCTGCCTGTCACGCAGAAGGCCGAGGGTTCGAGTCCCTTCGCTCCCGCCATTTTAAGGACATACAAAAAACTAAAATAGCCTCGCTTCTAGCGGGGCTTTTTTATGCCCTTATTTCCAACCATGTGACAATGTCACACTACTAAAAACAATCAATCCGTTTCAATCTTTGCCTCATTGTTTTTAACACCTCCTTTCAATAAAATTTAATGACAGGGAGTTTTCCATGCACTTTCTCATTATCACTCTTACATTGTTTTTATCTTTCTCAGCTTGGGCCAAAAATAAAAGCACAATTATCAAAGAACCAAGCCAGATACTCCCCCTCAACGAAGAAGCTGACAGGGCCTTAAGATCAAGCCCGCTTGCAAGCGATGTTGTAGAAGACGATGCCAACCAAAAAGAATTTCACCGAAAGGCCTTTAATGCCACTAAAAAAATAGCCTCAATAATTTCAATCCCGGAAGGCGAACACATGCACTTTGTTTACGATTGTTTATTCATGCAGGAAGAAGGGCTCTACTTAAAATACTCCCACCTACCAAAAGATAAAGTTGTCTTAGCTAGAAAAATGATCGTCGAGAGCTTTAAGTAATGAAGAAATTAATTTTGACCTTGTTCATACTATCTACAAACGTCATGGCAGATGTTCTCTTTATTGACTTAAACAATGTTGAGCAAGAAATTGAGGTTGCCAGAAAAGCAGCGGCACTTCGAGGGGAAAAACTAATTGTTTTACCACTGGATCGTGACTCTTATAAAAATCCTGTCAAAAGTAAATTAGACCAAGAATATAGTCGCATTTATGCGAGATACGAAATGGCCTGCAGGAATCAAGAATCACCAGCGTGCCAAAAAGCAGCCACTGAAGTAAGTGAAATGGAAATTAGAATATCTAAAATTCCCAGTGTAAAAAATTACGACGCTGCAAAACTCCAAGAAGACATGGCGACGATAAAAGAAAACATTAGTTCTGTCATGATTTCTGGTCATGATGGAGGTGGAAACTTCACAGGAGAATTTGGACAAATCACTGGTCGTGAGTTTTTAAGTTCTTTAAAAAATTTTTCAGGAAGAGATGATATTAGATCTCTTTATCTTTTAGGCTGTAATTCAGCAACAACTCACACACTCGCCGCTCTTTGGAGAAACGCACTCCCTAAAGCTCAATTCATAGCTGGTTATGAGGGCATTGGGTATTTAAGGGATAATGGTCTGGGGCATGCATTTATTAAGAATGTTATGGCCGAAGAACAAAAGATTATTGCCTCTTCTACTATGGCCGATGCACTAAAAAAATTTCGTGCCCTCTTTTCCAATGATAAAACTCACAACACTGCTGCGAGCCTGGTTTTAAACTGTGACTCTGCCAATCCCATTTACTTATCATCAATCAATCCTGCTAAACCTTTTAGTGAAATCTATGGATGTGATCAAGATTACAAAAATAAGATCAATAGTTTTTTAAAATGTGCTGTCTCAGAAACATCTCCTTGCGAAATTACCAATCTACCAAGAGATTTAGTTGATAAGATAAAATCATGGTCAGCTTGCGGAATGACATTAACTTCAGACTTCACAGAAGCAGATAAAATACAAAACCAACTCTACATACTTCAGTCTTTTAGTGGGGTCTATTCAAAACTAAATCCATCAGTAATGTTTATGAATCTTCCAGAAGAAGTAAGAGCGCAGCTTAACATCAATCCTTCGGAGTTAAAAACTTACCCGGCAATTCTTCAAAAAATACTAGCAGTTAAGAAGTTTTATGAAAATAAATTCGACTATGCTGCGATTAAAGACATTC contains:
- a CDS encoding beta-ketoacyl-ACP synthase III; translation: MKSYEAKILGTGMYAPKKILTNKDLESIVETSDEWIYTRTGIRERRICSTEGGEWPTDMAYNATQDALKAAGLQPNDIDFIIFASVTPDVKLPNSACILQVKLGITNNCTCLDISVACSGFVYGVNMANSFIKTGLAKNVLVVGSEMLSREVNWKDRNSCILFGDGCGVAIVGRAEEGSESKVLASILNSDGTGGEFFDQPIGGAVAPITAEHIAEGSHFMQMKGKEMFKVATRTLAENARSVLEMAGMTKEQVNWVVPHQANIRIIETTANLLDVSMEKMIVNIDKYGNTSAATVPIAFHEAIADGRIKRGDIVLFDAFGAGLTAGATLLRY
- the fabD gene encoding ACP S-malonyltransferase, yielding MGIKSVTLLFPGQGSQYVGMGKNLDQALFEKGNEILGYDLKKLMHEGPEEELKLTHNTQPAILKHSVALYNQLDTLLKKYDVKVDRVLGHSVGEYAALVVAGVLSPYDAIHAVHLRGKYMQEAVPVGKGKMFAILKVPANVVEEACKAASKPGSEVMPANFNDPSQIVISGESEACARAVAWLAENFKEAHRAMELNVSAPFHSSLMKPAADQLKAAFEKFKWHENKIPYIANIDATEYAAGTNPETIINNLYHQAYGPVLWTQSIEKLPSDTLCIEVGPGKVLMGLVRKINKDIKVIPLDRDEALTEIEELLK
- the fabG gene encoding 3-oxoacyl-ACP reductase FabG, whose protein sequence is MIATYNDLKGKTVLITGASRGLGRKMAEALATQGAHVVFNYRGDEAAAMKLKEELQAKGASNVTALLFDVTNTAQMKEAVEKFVETNGPITGLVNNAGISKDQIVLRMKEEDVVQTINTNLTSAIMLTQILSRSFLKAENVSVVNISSIVGLMGNASQIAYSASKAGLIGFTKSYAKELASRNVRCNAICPGFITTDMTHALDEKVKDAYLNSIPLKRMGEADEVANLVCFLLSSASSYITGETIKIDGGLYI
- the acpP gene encoding acyl carrier protein; its protein translation is MKDKVIKLISDATKIDIAKINLETSFVDDLNLDSLDIVELMMKMEDEFGVEIPEEDAEGLKTVKDIVAYLEKKQA
- the fabF gene encoding beta-ketoacyl-ACP synthase II, producing MTEGKKLNRVAITGMGMINGLGHNLKDVWANALEGKSGVSLIEQMNTELLTTKFAGEVKNFELASDILDAKEAAKYDRFIHFAMHSTHEALADAGLLENRPYDMDRMGCILGVGIGGFPEIENTAKTLFEKGPRRVSPFFIPAIIPNMPSGLVTIRYNLGGLNFAIASACASAAHALTSACYEIMFGRQDMMVSGGAESVICNLSIAGFGNMKALSKRNDDPATASRPYDADRDGFVLGEGAGILILENYDKAVARGAKIYAEIVGHGATSDAHHITAPHPEGDGAYRSMKMAIEDAGVDLKEIGYVNAHGTSTPLGDIGELRAIKRTFGDHAYNLNVSSTKSMTGHLLGAAGGIETIFCAMALHTGMIPPTINVQNLDPECDLNITANKAVKKDIKYALNNSFGFGGTNSSLLLKKV
- the glyA gene encoding serine hydroxymethyltransferase, which translates into the protein MFNKNATSVKTMDPEIYAIIEKERVRQEDGLELIASENYTSQAVMEAQGSILTNKYAEGLPNKRYYGGCEFVDQSEILAIERVNKIFGSKFANVQPHSGSQANMGAYFATINPGDKVLGMNLAEGGHLTHGSPVNFSGKLFNFVAYGLNYETERIDFNIVREQAKKEQPKLIVAGASAYPREIDFKTFKEIADEVGAKLMVDMAHIAGLVAAGLHNSPVPHADVTTSTTHKTLRGPRGGIILTNNEELFKKLNSNIFPGIQGGPLEHVIAAKAVAFHEALQPDYVVYQKQVIANAKALAAALTNKGIALVSGGTDNHLVLVKTDSVGLSGKEAEHALELAGITCNKNMVPQDKRSPFVTSGVRLGTPAITTRGLTESHMETLASWINEALRNASNEEVLKKIRTQVLDLCKSYPVYK
- the nrdR gene encoding transcriptional regulator NrdR, which encodes MHCPSCNAQDTRVIDSRMLVEENSVRRRRKCDACETRFTTYENIQIQMPLIVKKDGRREAYNREKIMKGLNKACQKRNVSTDQINQLLNSVERSLLEISRTEVRARDLGEIIMDRLKELDRVAYVRYASFYWDFKDIEEFVYGLKNKLHSVKSISDKGDKRDIQH
- the nusB gene encoding transcription antitermination factor NusB; translated protein: MTSNTNTTKRTIGREYAFKFIYKHLLNDFSTEKSEIINDSKALNDALNLFDDSYHEEDSEHPDNKIDIHTKMFAKELILGSLRQEPTNSKLIEKYLTNNNLQKVDRMNLAVLLLGSYEILSDKDTPAGVFINEYVNIAKKYCPNDSHGFINSVLDKIAKDHR